In Cryptomeria japonica chromosome 1, Sugi_1.0, whole genome shotgun sequence, the sequence GCTGATAATTAATACCCACATACTAAATCCTCAAGGAGCCACGAGAATTCCAAGGCACAATAGATAGCCATGTCAGGAGACGGCATAGCTGCGGAATGGAGAGCCATCCATGGCCTCAACAACTGGGAGGGCATGCTGGAACCCCTTCACCTGGGCCTCCGAAAATCCCTCCTCCTCTACGGAGACCTCATTCAGGCCACATACGATGCCTTCATAAGCGACCCACATTCCAAATATGGTGGAAGCAGCAGATACGGCAAGAAAGATTTCTTTCACAAGGTTGCGCTGTCTGCACCAGGGGACTACGAAGTCACCCATTTCCTCTATGCCACTGCCAGCGTGGACCTCCCGGGGGCATTCTTCGTCAAGTCTCTGTCCAGAGAAGCCTGGAGCAAAGAGTCTAACTGGATCGGCTACGTGGCAGTGGCCACGGACCAGGGAAAGCAACGATTGGGGAGACGAGACATCGTGGTCGCCTGGAGAGGCACAATTCGTGACATGGAGTGGATCGATGTCCTCAATCCGGGAAAACACTCCATTGTTCCTCTTTTAACCAAATCCAAAGCCCCTGCCAAAGTCCGCCACTGGTATAACCTCGATCCTCACCACTCTTCTTCTTCTGAAGACGAAGACGATGACAAGGACCCCAAGGTGATGAACGGCTGGTATGTAGTCTACACTTCTAGTGACCCAAAATCCCCCTTTGTGAAAAGCAGCGCCAGGGACCAAGTTCTGGGGGAAATTAGGCGGCTGTTGGAGGTGTACAAGGATGAGGAAGTGAGCATCACAACTGTCGGTCACAGCCTGGGGGCCGCCTTGGCGGTGCTCAGCGCATTCGACATGGTAGAGAATGTGGTCGCGGAAATGAGACCGGACGTCCCGGTGACGGCCTTCGTGGTGGGGTCACCTGGTGTGGGGAATCCGGAGTTCAAGCGGCGCTTCGATGCTCTGCCGCAGCTGCGGAGTCTGCATGTGGTGAATGTCATTGATTTGATTCCGCTGTACCCGAGCAGACTACTTCATTACGCGGACATTGGGAGCAGGCTGGAGATCGATACGCGGAAGTCCCCTTTTCTGAAGGAGTCGAAGAACCCGAGTGACTGGCACAATTTGCAG encodes:
- the LOC131036673 gene encoding phospholipase A1-IIdelta, which codes for MSGDGIAAEWRAIHGLNNWEGMLEPLHLGLRKSLLLYGDLIQATYDAFISDPHSKYGGSSRYGKKDFFHKVALSAPGDYEVTHFLYATASVDLPGAFFVKSLSREAWSKESNWIGYVAVATDQGKQRLGRRDIVVAWRGTIRDMEWIDVLNPGKHSIVPLLTKSKAPAKVRHWYNLDPHHSSSSEDEDDDKDPKVMNGWYVVYTSSDPKSPFVKSSARDQVLGEIRRLLEVYKDEEVSITTVGHSLGAALAVLSAFDMVENVVAEMRPDVPVTAFVVGSPGVGNPEFKRRFDALPQLRSLHVVNVIDLIPLYPSRLLHYADIGSRLEIDTRKSPFLKESKNPSDWHNLQAQLHIVAGWQGKEEAFKLAVERSVALVNKSSDVLKDECLVPGSWWVEKNKGMVQDDKGMWVMGDLNDDDVPKPED